The genomic stretch CGTCACTTTTTGAATCTTCATGGACCACTTCTCCTTGCGGCATCTGTGTCAAAGCGGGCTCTGCCGCTGTCGTTTCGGCAGTGCATTTCGCGCGTCCTTTTGTTTGCCCGGCGGCACAACATGAGAGCATGCATTGTAACACGGTCCCAGGCCGAGATACACTTGTTTCATAAGGATGATGCCTTCGTAAAAAGTCCCCAGGTCGTCATGCCGGACCCGATCCGGCATCCAGAACTATTTGAAATTGCTGGATGCCGGCTTTCGCCGGAATGACGGAAAATGGCCACTTTCGACTTTTTGCGAGTTCATCGAAGATGCAACCGAGCGGGTTGTTGTTTGCCGTGACAGCTTGCTCCGATTCTTTTCGGTTCGATTCAGGAATCCTTGGGTGTCCTGCCTTAGTATCTTCTATACGGAATTATTCCTAGTTGACTCACTCCGTCAGGTCTTCATATACTCACAATAGGGATACATCGAGTGCTCAACTCCACCATCCATACCAATAGCCGTGTTCAGGCAGAGCCGAACGGCCCCGTCGTTAGGGCTGTGTTTAATCCAGGTTCCATGAGCGTCCCTGAAATGCCACAGGTCCGTCTTGGGGAGTCACGAAACACCAATGTATAATAAAAAGGAGGTCGTACCATGAAAAAGTTATGTGTCCTTTTTGTACTTCCCCTCGTTCTTATCGGCAACACGGCATTCGGTGAAGCCGATCTCGAAGGGTGCTGGGCCGTACACATGGATTGCATTGGCGAAATGCCGCCGGCGCCGGAGGATGGTAACTTTAATATCATAATCGCAGGCCAAGCCGAAGGCCTATTTTACGTTTACAACTGTGAGGATGAAGCAGATGCAAAACCATGTTACGGAGCCATAGACGATAAGAACATATACATCACTTGCTGGGATAACATTGTTACGGGGAAAATAGGCAAGAAAGCTTCTGAGATGAGTTTCATTACCCAGAACCAGAACCCTGTTGATTTCGAAGCCGGAACCTGTAAAGGAACAGCGAGAAAGGTGGGCGATTCCGTTTGCACCGTTTGTCCTTCTTATCCGTGAACATCTGAACCATAAGTGTGAATCCAATAGGCCTAACCACCTATAGTGAGGACACGAGAGAACCGATCCCGAACATGAATAGCAAAAACCTTCCGAGACCCTCGGGAGGAAGGTTCACCTCTTTTGTTGAAGAGCCGGCTATAGACGGTTGCGGCGGAAGGAGCATATCCATATCTTCATGGTTCTCCCGACCCGTCGCAGCCGATCCGCGCCCACAACAGCGACTCCGCCTCTCCCTAGGCGGGGTCGGATTGAGATAGCGGCCCAGGAAATCCAACACGTCCCCATTCTTCCCTTGACATTTCTGTTTAGTCATCACACAGTTCCGCCGATGAAACCGGACGAGGACAAACTTCGGATAGATCTCTGGCGGGGATACCAACATGTTCATCAAAGACATCCGGCACTCGGATTATTTTAGAGCCCTCGACGGCACCACTTTGTGCGAGTTGCTGCATCCGGCAAAAACGGAGCCCGAGCTGTCTCTCCGCTGCAGTGTGGCCCACGCTAGGTTGAGACGCAATGAATCCTCCCTCCCCCATCGGTTGAAGTCGTCGGCTGAATTGTACTACATCCTCGAAGGCGAAGGTCTCATGATCATCGACGGCGAATCGGCTCGCGTGCATGCGGGGCAGATCGTGTATATTCCACCCGGCTCGGTCCAACACATCCAAAACGTGGGAGTGCAAGACCTCGCGTTTCTGTGCATCGTAGATCCCATGTGGCGGGAAGGAGACGAAGAGCTGGTAGACTGCCGGTGAGATTCGGCGGTTGCCGGAACGCTTGCACTAGATGCGGCGAGGCTCAAGTTGAAAAAGGAATAACTCGGTTGGGGGCGAAAGAGTAAAAACCTTGGGGATTAGCATGTGGACCGAAGAATAGGAGTTGCTCATGTCCAGCGGTCATATTCGTGTATATACTGGAGACGGTAAAGGGAAAACCACTTCGGCGCTGGGCGAAGCCCTAAATACATTATGCGCAAACAAGTGCGTGTGCGTGTTCCAATTCATGAAACCCGCACTGAGAAGAGGGGAAGAGCTGTTAATCAACTGGTTTCCCCATGACCTCGTGTTCCTGCCCGTGGGAAAGCCGGGATTTATCCATTCACACAAGGTCTCCGATCCGTCGGTCCCCCGACATACGCTTGATATGATAAAGGCTGAGCGGGCCCTGAGGTTCGCCCGCGAAGTGATGCACGGAGAACAGTACCATCTCATGATACTGGATGAAATCAACATGGCCATCTACTTCCAAATGATTCCTCTCAAGGAGGTTCTTTCTCTCATCGACGACAAACCGCCGGGAATGAACCTGGTTCTGACCGGGCAAAAAGCGCATCCCGAGGTCATGAAGAGAGCGCACCAGGTCATAGAAATACGCAACGTACGCCACTACTACAACCAGGGCGTACAAGCCAGAATGGGCATCGAATATTGATGGGGATATCGAGCGTAGGGGCTGATGCGATAGGAAGGTCCTTCATCTTCCGCAAACTGGTTGGGTCAGCGACAGCAGCGAGCGTCACCCAAGATGAACAGCCGTGCTTGATGTGTTCTCTTCCTCACTTCAACCCAACCTTGTCCGCCCGCCGACAGAGAACGGAGTTAAACGGCCCGGCCGCCCGGCATCAACAAGCCTCGACTCGGTTTCGGCCCAATTCCTTGGCCCGGTAGAGGGCCCGGTCGGCCCGAACGATGAGATCTTCACTACTCTTGTCTTCCTTCCGGGATTCCGTTACCCCGAGAGAAAGGGTAACGGAGAACCGTTCCTCTCCTTCCGTGAATTCCGTTTCATCGACGATCTGCCGCACCTTTTCGGCAACCTTGAAGCCCCGATCCTGGGTGCACTCGGGCAAGATGATGGCGAATTCCTCGCCTCCATACCGCGCAAACAGGTCGTTTCTTCGAAGCACGGCCTGGGCCTTTCGAACGACCTCCTTCAAACAGCGGTCTCCCATGGTGTGGCCGTATGTATCGTTGATCTGTTTAAAATGGTCGATATCCATCATGATGATGCTGAAGGTGCGTTGATACCTTCGGAACCGTTCCAATTCATCGTCCAGATGTTCATTGAATGCCATCCGGTTCAGGGTCGAGGTCAGCGGATCCTTCCCGATCTTGGATGCAAGCTCCTTTTTCTCGCTTTCGATCCTCTCAACGGTAGTCCTCAACTTCTGCACCTGGACTTTCAGCGCCTCCGTACTCCTCACGGCCTCCTCGAATCGAGCTTCGTCTTCCAACCGTTTATGTTTGAGAACTTGCCTCACTTTGTCCAGTCTGGCCAGAACAATGTGCTTCAGGTCATCCAGGCTGTGCATTTCCCTTATGGATTTGGACAACTGTTCCACGTCCGTTTCCAGTGAGGCATGAAAACGGTTGCTTGCCTTGCTCAATTCCCTGGGATGATCTGCCGTTGCGGTCATCTCCTTCTCCAATCCTTCCAGATGCTCGATAATCTCGGATACGAACAACGAGGCATTGCGTCGTTCTTCAAAGAACTGCTGGGAGTAGTACCTGATGATGCTCTCAAGCTCGGGCCTTAGCGAACGGAAGGACTCTATGTCTTTGCTGGTTCGAATGGACTCCTTCAAAGCCCCGATTCTCTCGAGATACGTTTCGTCTAGGTCCAGGTGCAGGCCTTCCAGAATCTCGAGATGCAGATCCTTAAGCACCTCCAGCAGATCCTGAGAGACGAGATCCTTCGGACCGTTCAAGCCGGCGGCCAAGGTCTTTTCGGAGTGGGACCCGGACTTGAGCCCCGTTCCTGACGGGC from Deltaproteobacteria bacterium encodes the following:
- a CDS encoding cupin domain-containing protein — protein: MFIKDIRHSDYFRALDGTTLCELLHPAKTEPELSLRCSVAHARLRRNESSLPHRLKSSAELYYILEGEGLMIIDGESARVHAGQIVYIPPGSVQHIQNVGVQDLAFLCIVDPMWREGDEELVDCR
- a CDS encoding cob(I)yrinic acid a,c-diamide adenosyltransferase, translating into MSSGHIRVYTGDGKGKTTSALGEALNTLCANKCVCVFQFMKPALRRGEELLINWFPHDLVFLPVGKPGFIHSHKVSDPSVPRHTLDMIKAERALRFAREVMHGEQYHLMILDEINMAIYFQMIPLKEVLSLIDDKPPGMNLVLTGQKAHPEVMKRAHQVIEIRNVRHYYNQGVQARMGIEY
- a CDS encoding diguanylate cyclase, which codes for MGTLIRPDDLADMFIEAAEGLAAGGESLTRSNLLRMLAGDPRFTGIQSKTQSVNPSSGQGGSLLSEPDSHILEREEFFRGVLARMADLLGHQKSFDVKNALNAFKEHLLEGSKAEVLENAFKIVMLKVCEGGPSGTGLKSGSHSEKTLAAGLNGPKDLVSQDLLEVLKDLHLEILEGLHLDLDETYLERIGALKESIRTSKDIESFRSLRPELESIIRYYSQQFFEERRNASLFVSEIIEHLEGLEKEMTATADHPRELSKASNRFHASLETDVEQLSKSIREMHSLDDLKHIVLARLDKVRQVLKHKRLEDEARFEEAVRSTEALKVQVQKLRTTVERIESEKKELASKIGKDPLTSTLNRMAFNEHLDDELERFRRYQRTFSIIMMDIDHFKQINDTYGHTMGDRCLKEVVRKAQAVLRRNDLFARYGGEEFAIILPECTQDRGFKVAEKVRQIVDETEFTEGEERFSVTLSLGVTESRKEDKSSEDLIVRADRALYRAKELGRNRVEAC